In Corynebacterium aquilae DSM 44791, the genomic stretch CCAGGACTTGCCCTTTACGGGCTTGAACCGATCCCTGGCGAAAACCACCACCTCATACCCGCCATGACCTGGGCAGGACGCGTCACCGTCGTCAAACACATCGACCAGGGCGACGGCGCTTCCTACGGAATGACCTGGCGCGCCCCCAGCGACGGATACACCTGTGTTGTCCCCATCGGCTACGCCGACGGGCTGCCCCGTGCGGCCCAAAACCACCTCGAAGTCACCATCAATGGCCACCGCTACCCCCAAGTCGGTCGCGTCTGCATGGACCAAATCGTCATCTGGCTCGGCGACAACCCCCACGGTGTTGCGCCGGGAGATGAAGCGATCATCTTCGGTCCCGGCACCAGTGGCGAAATGACGGCCACGGACCTGGCTGCAGGAATCGGAACCATCAACTATGAAGTGGTGTGTTCCCCCAAGGGACGCACCCGCCGCCACGTCGTCCGCCAGCGCATCTGTGAAACCGCTGCGGAGACGCAGGCCTTGGCCGAGGAAATTGGGGCGGGCCTCAAAGCTGGGGACGTGGTTCTCTTGGAGGGGCCCTTGGGTGCCGGGAAAACCACTTTCACCCAGGGACTCGCCCGGGGAATGCAGGTCAAAGGTCGGGTGACGTCACCGACGTTTGTGCTTGCTCGTGAGCACCGGGCGTTGGGCGATGGTCCGAACCTCGTGCACGTCGACGCCTACCGTTTGCTTGACGGGATTCAACAAGGGCAAGCCGTGGATCTTGCGGCAGAACTCGACTCTTTGGATTTGGATAGCGAACTCACTGATGCGGTGGTGGTCGCCGAGTGGGGCGGGGGACTAGTTGAAACACTCGCCGATAGTTATCTGCACATCGTCATCGACCGGGAAACTTTGAGCACCACCGGGGTGCGAAGTGACCAGGTCAGTGACACCGATGAGGCGCGCATCATCACGTGGGCGCGTAAAAACGGTTGAGCTGCCCTTCGGTTTTTAAAACCGCTGGGCTCGATGGTCTAGGGTTGGGGTCGTGCTTAGTCTTGCGATTGATACTGCGACTCCGACCCTTGTCATCGGTGTAGCTCGCCACGATAGTGTCGAGTGCGCCCCCGGGGCGGTGGAGGTTCTGGCTGAAGTCCAGCTGGAGGACTGCCGCAAGCACAATGAAGAACTCATCCCGCAGGTGCACAAGGTTTTGGCCAATGCTGGTGTGGAGTTTGCCGACATTGATCAGATCGTGGTGGGGTGCGGCCCAGGCCCTTTCACGGGCCTTCGAGTCGGAATGGCCAGTGCGCAAGCTCTGGCGCATGCGCTGCGAATTCCTTTGAAGGGCGTGTGCACGTTAGATGCGATCGCAGGTGCAACGGGGGCGTCCCTGGTTGCTACCGATGCGCGGCGGCGTGAGATTTATTGGGCCCGCTACCGAGACGGTCAGCGTGTCGAGGGGCCAGAGGTCAGCGCCCCGGACACTGTGAGTGGCGAGGAAACCTTGATCAGTGTTCCTGATGCGCTGAGCGAGAAACTCGCCGCGACGGGTCCGCGCACGAATGCCAACCCTAGTACTGCGTTTTTGGTGTGCGCCCCGGAGATCGCGGTGCAGCCTTTGTATTTGCGTCGCCCGGACGCGAAGCTACCGGGTTCTGCGTAACAGAGACCATCGCCTCGGCTTGTTGGGCGGGGTTATTTTCGAAAGGCAGGTTGTTGTCGATATGAATACTCCTCCGAACCATCCGATGCCCATGCCGGGGAATCGGGATCATGAAAGCCCTACTGTGCAGCTGCGCCCTTTGGCACCGGAGGATACTGTGCGGTGTGAGGAGCTGGAGAAGATCCTGTTTTCTGGGGATGATCCATGGTCGGCTGCTTCTTTCCTGTCGGAGTTGGCTTCTGGCCGTAACTTTTATTTGGCTGCCGATATTGAGGGCACGATGGTGGGGTATGCGGGTTTGAGTTTGTTGGGTCCGCTTGAGGATCCGGAGTTTGAGATTCATACCATTGGGGTGGATCCGATTTATCAGCGGATGGGGATTGGGCGTGCGTTGATGGATAATTTGATGGCGGTGGCCGATCACCATGGGGGGCCGGTGTTTTTGGAGGTGCGGACGGATAATCTGCCCGCTATCACCATGTATGAGTCTTATGGTTTTGAAAAGACGGGGATTCGGCGCAATTATTATCAGCCGTCGGGTGCTGATGCTTTTACTATGGTGCGTGCTGCGCGGAGCGCTGCTGTTTAGGTTGTGTCTTTGTTGGGGGAATACAATGGGCAGCCATGAACGCTGGTCAGCCTATGGATGTTTCTGAGCCTTTGATTGTGATGGGGGTTGAGTCCTCCTGTGATGAGACGGGTGTCGGTATTGTCCGCTTGACGTGTGTTGAGGGGGAGGAGCCGAAGCTGGAGATTTTGGCGAATGCGGTGGCTTCGTCGATGGAGGAGCATGCGCGTTTTGGGGGTGTGGTTCCGGAGATTGCTTCGCGTGCGCATTTGGAGTCGATGACTCAGGTGATGGAGCAGGCGTTGGGTCAGGCTGGTATTGAGAAGCCGGATGTGGTGGCTGCGACGATTGGTCCGGGTTTGGCTGGTGCGTTGTTGGTGGGGGCGAGTG encodes the following:
- the tsaB gene encoding tRNA (adenosine(37)-N6)-threonylcarbamoyltransferase complex dimerization subunit type 1 TsaB; its protein translation is MLSLAIDTATPTLVIGVARHDSVECAPGAVEVLAEVQLEDCRKHNEELIPQVHKVLANAGVEFADIDQIVVGCGPGPFTGLRVGMASAQALAHALRIPLKGVCTLDAIAGATGASLVATDARRREIYWARYRDGQRVEGPEVSAPDTVSGEETLISVPDALSEKLAATGPRTNANPSTAFLVCAPEIAVQPLYLRRPDAKLPGSA
- the rimI gene encoding ribosomal protein S18-alanine N-acetyltransferase, whose protein sequence is MPGNRDHESPTVQLRPLAPEDTVRCEELEKILFSGDDPWSAASFLSELASGRNFYLAADIEGTMVGYAGLSLLGPLEDPEFEIHTIGVDPIYQRMGIGRALMDNLMAVADHHGGPVFLEVRTDNLPAITMYESYGFEKTGIRRNYYQPSGADAFTMVRAARSAAV
- the tsaE gene encoding tRNA (adenosine(37)-N6)-threonylcarbamoyltransferase complex ATPase subunit type 1 TsaE, whose amino-acid sequence is MCETAAETQALAEEIGAGLKAGDVVLLEGPLGAGKTTFTQGLARGMQVKGRVTSPTFVLAREHRALGDGPNLVHVDAYRLLDGIQQGQAVDLAAELDSLDLDSELTDAVVVAEWGGGLVETLADSYLHIVIDRETLSTTGVRSDQVSDTDEARIITWARKNG